One segment of Paenibacillus sp. FSL R7-0337 DNA contains the following:
- the rplA gene encoding 50S ribosomal protein L1: protein MAKHGKKYQESAKLINSEATYEPSEAVELVKKAATAKFDETVEAAVRLGVDPRKQDQAVRGVVVLPHGTGKTQRVLVFAKGEKAKEAEAAGADFVGDADMINKIQQGWFEFDVCVATPDMMSEVGKLGRLLGGKGLMPNPKAGTVTFDVTKAVQEIKAGKIEYRLDKAGQIHAPIGKVSFNAEQLNENLKALMDALNRAKPAAAKGVYLKGIAISSTMGPSARVNAAAFR from the coding sequence ATGGCTAAACATGGTAAGAAGTACCAAGAATCCGCTAAGCTGATTAACAGCGAAGCGACTTACGAGCCTTCAGAAGCTGTAGAGCTTGTGAAAAAGGCGGCAACTGCCAAATTTGACGAAACCGTTGAAGCAGCAGTTCGTCTGGGTGTAGACCCGCGTAAACAAGACCAGGCAGTTCGTGGTGTTGTTGTCCTGCCTCACGGCACAGGTAAAACACAACGCGTGCTTGTATTTGCAAAAGGTGAAAAAGCTAAGGAAGCGGAAGCTGCTGGCGCTGATTTTGTTGGTGATGCTGATATGATCAACAAGATTCAACAGGGCTGGTTCGAATTCGACGTCTGCGTAGCTACACCTGACATGATGAGTGAAGTCGGTAAACTGGGTCGTCTGCTCGGTGGTAAAGGTCTAATGCCTAACCCTAAAGCAGGTACAGTTACTTTCGACGTTACCAAGGCTGTTCAAGAAATTAAAGCCGGTAAGATCGAATACCGTCTTGACAAAGCGGGCCAAATTCACGCGCCAATCGGCAAAGTGTCTTTCAACGCTGAACAATTGAACGAGAACCTTAAAGCTCTTATGGACGCTTTGAACCGTGCGAAACCGGCTGCTGCCAAAGGTGTATACCTTAAAGGCATCGCTATTTCGTCCACAATGGGACCTAGCGCTCGTGTGAACGCAGCTGCTTTCAGATAA
- the rpoB gene encoding DNA-directed RNA polymerase subunit beta, translating into MAGHLVQYGRRTRRSYARINEVLEVPNLIEIQQKSYDWFLEEGLREMFQDISPIQDFTGNLVLEFIDYSLGEPKYTVDDAKERDVTYAAPLRVKVRLINKETGEVKEQEVFMGDFPLMTETGTFIINGAERVIVSQLVRSPSVYFSTKVDKNGKKTYTATVIPNRGAWLELETDAKDIMYVRIDRTRKIPVTVLLRALGFGSDAEILELLGNDEYIRNTLDKDNTDSTEKALIEIYERLRPGEPPTLDNAKSLLVARFFDPKRYDLANVGRYKINKKLHIKNRLFNQRLAQPLVDESTGEILAESGQMVDRRLLDELIPYFEKSMAAKNYRVTGGVMDSEDIPLQTIDVFSPIEEGRIIKLIANGNIDKSVKHITQADIISSISYFINLLHGIGNTDDIDHLGNRRLRSVGELLQNQFRIGLSRMERVVRERMSIQDANAITPQALINIRPVIASIKEFFGSSQLSQFMDQTNPLAELTHKRRLSALGPGGLTRERAGFEVRDVHHSHYGRMCPIETPEGPNIGLINSLSTFARINEYGFIEAPYRWVDPKTGKVTEQIDYLTADEEDNYVVAQANVLIDEEGSFKEDQVIVRYNKDSDNITTMPSNRVDYMDVSPKQVVSVATALIPFLENDDSNRALMGSNMQRQAVPLLIPKAPLVGTGMEHKSAKDSGVCIVSKYDGIIERSSANEIWLRRVEAVEGKEVKGDIVKYKLHKFMRSNQGTCINQRPLAKRGDIVKKGDILADGPSTEMGELALGRNVVVAFMTWEGYNYEDAILLSEKLVKEDVYTSIHIEEYESEARDTKLGPEEITRDIPNVGEEALRNLDERGIIRIGAEINAGDILVGKVTPKGVTELTAEERLLHAIFGEKAREVRDTSLRVPHGSDGIVVDVKVFTRENGDELPPGVNQLVRVYIAQKRKISEGDKMAGRHGNKGVVARILPEEDMPFLPDGTPVQVVLNPLGVPSRMNIGQVLEVHIGMAALRLGIHVATPVFDGAREYDVFDTMEEAGMQRNGKTILYDGRTGERFEREVTVGVMHMIKLAHMVDDKIHARSTGPYSLVTQQPLGGKAQFGGQRFGEMEVWALEAYGAAYTLQEILTVKSDDVVGRVKTYESIVKGENVPEPGVPESFKVLIKELQSLGMDVKILSGDEQEIEMRELDDEDETSGDKLSLNLEGTEVGIE; encoded by the coding sequence TTGGCAGGACATCTTGTTCAGTATGGTCGACGCACTCGGCGGAGCTATGCGAGAATTAACGAGGTACTCGAGGTCCCGAACCTGATCGAGATCCAACAAAAATCTTATGATTGGTTTTTGGAGGAAGGATTGCGGGAAATGTTCCAGGACATCTCGCCGATCCAGGATTTCACAGGGAATTTGGTACTAGAGTTCATTGATTACAGCCTGGGTGAACCGAAGTACACGGTTGACGACGCTAAAGAGCGGGACGTAACATATGCAGCTCCTCTGCGTGTGAAGGTGCGTCTCATCAATAAGGAGACCGGTGAGGTTAAAGAGCAGGAAGTGTTCATGGGGGATTTCCCTCTGATGACGGAAACCGGCACTTTTATTATCAATGGTGCAGAACGGGTTATTGTCAGCCAGTTGGTTCGCTCTCCAAGCGTCTATTTCAGCACAAAAGTGGATAAGAACGGCAAAAAAACTTACACCGCCACAGTAATTCCGAATCGCGGAGCCTGGCTGGAGCTTGAGACCGACGCTAAGGACATCATGTATGTCCGTATCGACCGGACTCGTAAGATCCCGGTAACAGTCCTCTTGCGTGCTCTGGGCTTCGGCAGTGATGCTGAAATCCTGGAACTGCTTGGCAATGATGAATATATTCGCAATACGCTGGATAAAGACAACACGGATTCAACGGAGAAGGCGCTTATTGAAATCTACGAGCGTCTGCGTCCGGGCGAACCACCTACACTTGATAATGCCAAGAGCTTACTGGTCGCGCGTTTCTTTGACCCGAAACGTTATGATTTGGCCAATGTAGGCCGATACAAAATCAATAAAAAGCTGCATATTAAGAATCGTCTGTTCAATCAGCGTCTGGCACAGCCTTTGGTTGATGAGTCTACTGGAGAAATCCTGGCAGAATCCGGCCAAATGGTGGACCGCCGCCTGCTTGATGAGCTGATTCCTTATTTCGAGAAGAGTATGGCTGCCAAAAACTACCGTGTAACCGGTGGGGTAATGGACAGCGAAGACATTCCGCTTCAGACGATTGATGTATTCTCACCAATCGAAGAGGGCCGTATCATTAAGCTGATTGCCAATGGCAACATTGATAAATCGGTTAAGCACATTACTCAGGCTGATATTATATCCTCAATCAGCTACTTTATTAATTTGCTGCATGGTATCGGCAACACGGATGATATTGACCACCTGGGTAACCGCCGTCTGCGTTCTGTGGGTGAGCTTCTGCAGAATCAGTTCCGTATCGGTCTATCCCGGATGGAGCGCGTAGTCCGCGAGAGAATGTCGATTCAGGATGCCAATGCGATTACACCGCAGGCACTGATCAACATCCGTCCGGTCATCGCGTCCATCAAAGAGTTCTTCGGCAGCTCGCAGCTGTCCCAGTTCATGGACCAGACGAACCCGCTTGCCGAGCTTACGCATAAGCGCCGTCTGTCTGCACTCGGACCCGGCGGTCTGACTCGTGAACGCGCAGGCTTTGAAGTCCGCGACGTCCATCACAGTCACTATGGCCGTATGTGTCCTATCGAGACTCCGGAAGGTCCGAATATCGGCCTGATCAACTCCTTGTCCACCTTCGCCCGCATCAATGAATACGGCTTTATTGAAGCTCCGTATCGTTGGGTGGATCCGAAGACCGGTAAGGTAACTGAGCAAATCGATTATCTGACTGCCGATGAAGAAGATAACTATGTAGTTGCACAGGCGAATGTACTGATCGATGAAGAGGGCTCCTTCAAGGAAGACCAGGTTATCGTTCGTTACAACAAGGATTCAGACAACATCACTACCATGCCTAGCAACCGCGTAGACTACATGGACGTTTCGCCAAAACAGGTCGTATCCGTCGCAACGGCGCTCATTCCGTTCCTTGAGAACGATGACTCCAACCGCGCACTGATGGGATCTAACATGCAGCGTCAGGCCGTTCCACTTCTTATTCCTAAGGCTCCGCTTGTAGGGACAGGGATGGAGCATAAGTCTGCTAAAGACTCCGGCGTATGTATTGTCTCCAAATATGACGGTATTATCGAACGCTCCTCTGCCAATGAAATCTGGCTGCGCCGTGTTGAGGCAGTTGAAGGCAAGGAAGTCAAAGGCGATATCGTTAAATATAAATTACACAAATTCATGCGTTCGAACCAGGGTACCTGTATTAATCAGCGTCCACTGGCCAAACGTGGGGATATCGTCAAAAAAGGTGACATCCTGGCAGACGGACCTTCCACAGAAATGGGCGAACTTGCGCTTGGCCGCAACGTAGTCGTTGCATTCATGACTTGGGAAGGCTACAACTACGAGGATGCGATCCTGCTGAGTGAGAAGCTGGTTAAGGAAGATGTATACACTTCGATTCATATCGAGGAATACGAATCCGAAGCTCGTGATACAAAGCTCGGACCTGAAGAGATCACGCGTGATATTCCTAACGTCGGTGAAGAGGCGCTCCGCAATTTGGATGAGCGCGGAATTATCCGTATCGGTGCGGAAATCAATGCCGGCGATATTCTGGTAGGTAAGGTTACTCCTAAGGGTGTAACTGAGTTGACTGCTGAAGAACGCCTGCTGCACGCGATCTTCGGTGAGAAAGCCCGTGAAGTTCGTGATACCTCTCTGCGCGTTCCACATGGTAGTGATGGTATTGTCGTTGACGTAAAAGTATTCACCCGCGAGAACGGCGATGAGTTGCCTCCTGGTGTGAATCAACTGGTTCGTGTCTATATTGCCCAGAAGCGTAAGATTTCTGAAGGTGATAAGATGGCCGGACGTCACGGTAACAAGGGTGTCGTTGCCCGTATTCTGCCAGAAGAAGACATGCCGTTCCTTCCGGATGGCACGCCGGTACAGGTTGTCCTGAATCCGCTGGGCGTTCCTTCCCGTATGAACATCGGACAGGTGCTGGAAGTCCATATTGGTATGGCTGCACTGCGTCTGGGTATCCACGTAGCTACTCCGGTATTCGACGGAGCCCGTGAGTATGACGTGTTCGATACGATGGAAGAAGCCGGTATGCAGCGTAATGGTAAGACCATACTGTATGACGGACGTACAGGTGAACGCTTCGAACGTGAGGTTACAGTCGGTGTCATGCATATGATCAAGCTGGCGCACATGGTTGATGATAAGATCCATGCCCGTTCTACAGGTCCTTACTCCCTAGTTACACAACAGCCACTGGGCGGTAAAGCTCAGTTCGGCGGACAGCGTTTCGGGGAAATGGAAGTATGGGCGCTTGAAGCTTACGGTGCGGCTTATACACTGCAAGAGATTTTGACTGTGAAGTCCGATGATGTGGTCGGTCGTGTGAAAACGTACGAATCCATTGTCAAAGGCGAAAACGTTCCAGAACCGGGTGTTCCGGAATCATTCAAAGTATTGATCAAGGAACTGCAGTCGCTTGGTATGGACGTCAAAATCCTTAGCGGTGACGAGCAGGAGATTGAGATGAGAGAACTGGATGATGAGGACGAGACGTCAGGCGACAAGCTGAGCCTCAATTTGGAAGGCACAGAAGTCGGCATAGAGTAG
- a CDS encoding NYN domain-containing protein has translation MADWRDILLVDGYNMIGGWPELAALSQTGMQGARDRLLDMLADYQAFSGLRVIAVFDAYRVPGLGRSFEQGKIQVFFTKEKETADECIERLVGEFTHRRRQISVATSDFVEQHVVFAQGALRISARELRLEIEENQKQVKKAIEPGSVSGTRHSLEDKLPPETRKRLEDWRRQ, from the coding sequence ATGGCAGACTGGCGCGATATCCTGCTCGTGGACGGATACAACATGATCGGCGGCTGGCCAGAGCTTGCGGCATTGTCGCAGACCGGTATGCAGGGGGCACGCGACCGGCTGCTCGATATGCTGGCCGATTATCAGGCATTCTCCGGGCTGCGCGTCATTGCTGTATTCGATGCTTACCGTGTGCCGGGACTGGGCAGATCGTTTGAACAAGGGAAGATCCAGGTCTTCTTCACCAAGGAGAAGGAAACAGCAGATGAATGCATCGAACGGCTGGTGGGGGAATTCACGCACCGCCGCAGACAAATCTCGGTAGCCACTAGCGATTTTGTGGAGCAGCATGTCGTTTTTGCCCAGGGGGCACTCCGGATTTCGGCTAGGGAACTGAGGCTTGAGATTGAGGAGAACCAGAAGCAGGTGAAGAAGGCCATCGAGCCGGGAAGCGTAAGCGGGACCCGTCACTCGCTGGAAGACAAGCTGCCACCAGAGACGCGTAAGCGGCTGGAGGACTGGCGCAGACAGTAG
- the secE gene encoding preprotein translocase subunit SecE yields MKRSFKSLFSFFTESWSELKKVRWPSRKELKNYTLIVLGTIVVISLYFWVLDIGISAVIEAII; encoded by the coding sequence GTGAAACGTAGTTTCAAGTCTTTGTTTTCCTTTTTCACTGAGAGCTGGAGTGAACTCAAAAAGGTTCGCTGGCCTAGCCGTAAAGAACTGAAAAACTATACATTGATCGTTCTCGGTACAATTGTAGTTATTTCTCTTTACTTCTGGGTTCTGGACATCGGTATTTCCGCTGTGATTGAAGCGATTATTTAG
- the rplK gene encoding 50S ribosomal protein L11: protein MAKKVIKMVKLQIPAGKANPAPPVGPALGQAGVNIMAFCKEFNARTADQAGLIIPVEITVFEDRSFTFITKTPPAAVLLRIAAKVEKGSGEPNKKKVAKLGRAAVREIAETKMPDLNAASVEAAMRMVEGTARSMGITIED from the coding sequence ATGGCTAAAAAAGTTATTAAAATGGTGAAACTGCAGATTCCTGCAGGGAAAGCGAATCCAGCGCCTCCAGTAGGTCCGGCGTTAGGTCAAGCGGGTGTCAACATCATGGCATTCTGTAAGGAATTCAACGCTCGTACTGCCGACCAGGCTGGTCTGATTATCCCGGTTGAAATTACAGTATTTGAAGACCGTTCGTTTACCTTCATCACCAAAACTCCTCCGGCTGCTGTTCTGCTTCGCATCGCTGCAAAAGTAGAAAAAGGCTCCGGCGAACCAAACAAGAAAAAAGTAGCGAAGCTGGGCCGCGCAGCGGTTCGTGAAATCGCTGAAACCAAAATGCCCGATCTGAACGCTGCATCTGTTGAAGCTGCAATGCGTATGGTTGAAGGTACTGCCCGCAGTATGGGAATCACAATCGAAGACTAA
- the nusG gene encoding transcription termination/antitermination protein NusG: MEKRWYVVHTYSGYENKVKANLEKRVESMGMEDKIFRVLVPMEEELVNKDGKKKTVMRKVYPGYVLVEMVQTDDSWYVVRNTPGVTGFVGSTGSGSKPTALLPEEVEQILKHMGMVEPKAKIDFEIKESVRIMVGPFANFVGSVEEILADKSKIKVHVNMFGRETPLELDFTQVEKI, translated from the coding sequence ATGGAAAAAAGATGGTACGTTGTTCATACCTATTCCGGGTATGAGAATAAGGTCAAGGCCAATTTGGAAAAACGCGTTGAGTCCATGGGCATGGAAGACAAAATATTCCGCGTTCTTGTTCCTATGGAAGAAGAGCTGGTGAACAAGGATGGCAAGAAAAAAACTGTCATGCGCAAAGTTTACCCTGGTTACGTTTTGGTCGAAATGGTTCAGACTGATGATTCATGGTATGTTGTCCGCAATACGCCGGGCGTTACCGGATTTGTCGGTTCAACTGGTTCGGGCTCTAAGCCTACCGCTCTGCTACCCGAAGAGGTTGAACAGATTCTGAAGCATATGGGCATGGTTGAACCTAAAGCGAAGATTGATTTCGAAATTAAGGAATCCGTACGTATTATGGTTGGTCCATTTGCGAATTTTGTGGGCTCCGTGGAAGAGATTTTGGCAGACAAAAGCAAGATCAAGGTGCATGTCAACATGTTTGGACGGGAAACCCCGCTGGAGTTGGATTTCACTCAAGTGGAGAAGATATAA
- a CDS encoding class I SAM-dependent methyltransferase — translation MSQHYYSQQPEARHDRRSIDTELRGKGLRFTSDAGVFSKGDIDHGSRVLIEAMEIPEGAKVLDVGCGYGPIGISAAHLASKGHVTMIDINSRAVELARENAQHNGIRNVTVMESDVLSAVQGQTFDVILTNPPIRAGKAVVHAIFEQAYDHLNEGGCLWVVIQKKQGAPSAVAKLESMFPVVEEVGKDKGYRILKAQK, via the coding sequence ATGTCGCAGCATTATTACTCGCAGCAGCCTGAAGCGCGTCATGACAGACGCAGCATCGATACGGAGCTGAGAGGCAAAGGCCTCCGCTTTACCAGCGACGCCGGTGTTTTTTCTAAAGGAGATATTGATCATGGCAGTCGTGTTCTGATTGAGGCGATGGAGATTCCGGAAGGTGCGAAGGTACTGGACGTGGGCTGTGGTTACGGGCCTATAGGGATTAGTGCGGCGCATCTCGCTTCCAAGGGACATGTGACGATGATTGATATCAACAGCCGTGCGGTAGAGCTCGCCCGCGAGAATGCGCAGCATAATGGAATCCGCAATGTTACGGTGATGGAAAGTGATGTGCTATCGGCAGTGCAGGGGCAGACTTTCGATGTGATTCTAACCAACCCGCCGATTCGCGCCGGCAAGGCCGTAGTGCATGCGATTTTTGAACAGGCGTATGATCATTTGAATGAGGGCGGTTGTCTGTGGGTTGTCATTCAGAAGAAGCAGGGTGCGCCGTCGGCGGTTGCCAAGCTGGAGAGTATGTTCCCGGTAGTAGAAGAAGTAGGGAAAGACAAGGGCTATAGAATCTTAAAAGCTCAGAAATAA
- the rplL gene encoding 50S ribosomal protein L7/L12 yields MSKETILEEIKGMSVLELNDLVKAIEEEFGVTAAAPVAAGGAVAAVEAEQSEFDVILTSAGASKINVIKIVREITGLGLKEAKEVVDNAPKAIKEKVSKEEAEATKAKLEEAGAVVEVK; encoded by the coding sequence ATGAGCAAAGAAACAATCTTAGAAGAAATTAAAGGCATGAGCGTACTGGAACTGAACGACCTGGTAAAAGCAATCGAAGAAGAATTTGGCGTAACTGCAGCAGCTCCAGTAGCTGCTGGCGGCGCTGTAGCTGCTGTTGAAGCAGAACAGTCCGAATTCGACGTAATTTTGACAAGCGCTGGCGCTTCCAAAATCAACGTTATCAAAATCGTTCGCGAAATCACAGGTCTTGGCTTGAAAGAAGCTAAAGAAGTTGTAGACAACGCTCCAAAAGCAATCAAAGAAAAAGTAAGCAAAGAAGAAGCCGAAGCTACCAAAGCGAAATTGGAAGAAGCAGGCGCAGTTGTAGAAGTAAAATAA
- the rplJ gene encoding 50S ribosomal protein L10, which yields MANAKVIQAKQDAVDVVASKLQNSVSTVVADYRGLNVSQVTELRKQLREAGVEFQVLKNTLLRRATAAAELTDLDAVLTGPTAIAFCETDAVIAAKILNDFAKKNDALKLKGGVVEGKVIDADQLKALAELPSRDGLLSMLLSVLQAPMRNFALAVKAVAEKEEQSA from the coding sequence TTGGCAAATGCAAAAGTAATCCAAGCAAAACAGGATGCGGTTGATGTTGTTGCTAGCAAACTGCAGAACAGTGTCTCCACTGTTGTTGCAGACTACCGCGGATTGAACGTATCGCAAGTGACTGAACTGCGTAAGCAGCTTCGTGAAGCTGGCGTTGAGTTTCAAGTCCTGAAGAACACATTGCTTCGCCGTGCAACTGCGGCAGCTGAGCTGACTGATCTGGACGCTGTCCTGACTGGTCCTACAGCGATCGCATTCTGCGAGACTGATGCGGTAATAGCAGCTAAGATTCTAAATGACTTCGCTAAGAAGAACGACGCTTTGAAACTGAAAGGCGGCGTTGTAGAAGGTAAAGTTATCGATGCGGACCAACTGAAAGCACTGGCTGAACTGCCATCCCGCGATGGTTTGCTCTCCATGCTGCTTAGCGTGCTTCAAGCTCCAATGCGCAACTTCGCGCTTGCAGTTAAAGCTGTTGCTGAGAAAGAAGAACAAAGCGCGTAA
- the rpmG gene encoding 50S ribosomal protein L33, which yields MRVIITLACTSCKQRNYATTKNKRNHPDRLEMKKFCKFCNEQTPHRETR from the coding sequence ATGCGGGTAATTATCACTTTGGCTTGTACAAGTTGCAAACAAAGAAACTATGCAACAACCAAAAACAAGCGAAATCACCCCGACCGCTTGGAGATGAAGAAATTTTGCAAGTTCTGTAACGAGCAAACTCCTCATCGCGAAACCAGATAG
- a CDS encoding ribonuclease III domain-containing protein: MNGLFDLNRAWFPYEPSKPAHLLPPIVLAYAGDAIYEVAVRQYLISLPNLRPQHLHRSATGLVSARAQSTILAYLDPVLTEEEKDVVRRGRNAKSGSIPKNADVLEYRHATAFECMIGYLYYTGQQARIQELVHSSIEYMMHRPK, translated from the coding sequence ATGAACGGGCTGTTTGATCTGAACCGTGCCTGGTTCCCGTATGAACCCTCCAAGCCGGCCCACCTGCTGCCGCCTATTGTCCTTGCGTATGCAGGGGATGCTATTTACGAAGTTGCAGTCCGGCAGTATCTGATCTCGCTGCCCAATCTGCGTCCCCAGCATCTGCACCGGTCAGCGACTGGGCTGGTCTCCGCCAGAGCGCAGAGCACCATTCTTGCTTATCTGGATCCGGTGCTCACCGAGGAAGAGAAGGATGTGGTCAGACGGGGACGCAACGCCAAATCCGGGAGCATTCCCAAAAATGCGGATGTGCTGGAATACCGCCACGCCACTGCTTTTGAATGCATGATCGGCTATTTATATTACACAGGACAACAGGCGAGAATCCAGGAGCTTGTTCACAGCAGTATCGAATATATGATGCACCGCCCCAAGTGA
- the sigH gene encoding RNA polymerase sporulation sigma factor SigH, protein MSVDLKELMLSEYDFISDEEIVEIFRGGDSGALEHLINKYRNFVRAKARSYFLIGADREDIVQEGMIGLYKAIRDFKGDKLSSFKAFAELCITRQIITAIKTATRQKHIPLNSYVSLDKPIYDEDSDRTLMDVICGSQVLDPEELIINQEEFIGLEDKMAEILSDLERKVLMLYLDGRSYQEIAEDLKRHVKSIDNALQRVKRKLERYLEVRDN, encoded by the coding sequence GTGAGTGTCGACCTCAAGGAATTAATGCTGTCCGAGTATGATTTCATAAGTGATGAAGAAATTGTCGAGATCTTCCGTGGTGGCGACAGTGGCGCATTGGAGCATTTAATTAACAAGTATCGTAATTTTGTGCGTGCCAAGGCTCGTTCCTATTTTTTGATCGGGGCAGATCGTGAAGATATTGTACAGGAAGGCATGATTGGCTTATACAAGGCCATCCGTGACTTCAAGGGTGACAAGCTGTCATCGTTCAAGGCCTTTGCCGAGCTGTGCATTACCCGTCAGATTATAACCGCCATTAAGACCGCTACCCGCCAGAAGCATATTCCGCTTAATTCATATGTCTCGTTAGACAAGCCCATCTATGATGAGGACTCCGACCGGACATTGATGGATGTGATATGCGGAAGTCAGGTGCTGGACCCGGAAGAGTTGATTATCAACCAGGAGGAGTTCATCGGACTGGAAGATAAGATGGCTGAGATTCTGAGTGATTTGGAACGCAAGGTTCTGATGCTCTATCTGGACGGACGGTCCTATCAGGAGATTGCCGAGGATTTGAAGCGGCATGTGAAATCCATTGACAATGCTTTGCAGCGAGTGAAACGTAAATTGGAAAGATATCTGGAAGTGCGTGACAATTAA
- the rlmB gene encoding 23S rRNA (guanosine(2251)-2'-O)-methyltransferase RlmB: MEELRTEEEILAGKHSVLEALRAGRTINKIWIAETAQKHLTAPIVAEARKAGIVIQHVDKRKLDQLAPGVQHQGVVAQAAPFAYTEVADILAIAEAKGEPPFLLLLDEIEDPHNLGSILRTADCTGVHGVIVPKRRSAQITATVSKTSAGAVEYVPVARVTNLGQTIDRLKELGVWVVGTDVDTDQNLFGSDIFTGPVAVVIGNENKGMGRLIREKCDVLLKLPMAGKINSLNASVAAGVIMYEVIRRRQEQG; this comes from the coding sequence ATGGAAGAATTGAGAACTGAAGAGGAAATACTGGCAGGCAAGCATTCGGTGCTTGAAGCCCTTAGAGCGGGACGGACAATCAATAAAATATGGATCGCCGAAACTGCGCAAAAGCACCTGACCGCACCTATCGTTGCGGAAGCGCGCAAAGCAGGTATTGTCATTCAGCATGTGGACAAGCGCAAGCTGGATCAGCTCGCACCGGGCGTTCAGCATCAGGGAGTGGTGGCGCAGGCGGCGCCTTTTGCCTACACGGAGGTTGCTGATATTCTGGCAATTGCTGAAGCCAAGGGAGAACCGCCGTTTCTGCTCCTGCTGGACGAAATCGAAGATCCGCATAACCTCGGGTCTATCCTGCGTACGGCTGACTGCACAGGTGTGCACGGAGTCATTGTGCCGAAGCGCCGCTCCGCGCAGATTACTGCCACTGTATCCAAGACCTCGGCTGGTGCAGTCGAATATGTGCCCGTGGCCCGCGTAACGAATCTTGGACAGACCATTGACCGGCTGAAGGAGCTGGGAGTCTGGGTAGTCGGTACGGATGTAGATACCGATCAGAATTTGTTCGGATCGGATATTTTCACCGGACCGGTAGCCGTGGTGATCGGCAATGAGAATAAAGGGATGGGCCGCCTGATCCGTGAGAAATGCGATGTGCTGCTTAAGCTGCCGATGGCGGGGAAAATCAACTCTCTGAATGCTTCGGTGGCAGCGGGTGTAATCATGTACGAGGTAATCCGCCGCCGCCAAGAACAGGGATAA